One window of the Caminibacter pacificus genome contains the following:
- a CDS encoding phenylacetate--CoA ligase family protein, whose protein sequence is MIWNEIESAKREDIEKIQLKRLKEVVSRVYHLSPFYREKFEKLGITPDDIKTLKDIQKLPFTKKQDLRDNYPFGLFTVPMSEVVRIHSSSGTTGKPTVVGYTKHDMDVWNEVMMRTYAMADVTSKDVVHNAYGYGLFTGGLGFHEAAQKMGATIVPASGGFTDRQLMLMRDFGATILCCTPSFALHLAEVARKEGPEFRRDYKLRAGFFGAEPTSEGMRKEVAKVWDIEYYEVYGLSEIIGPGVSCSCNKGRGLHINEDHFYPEIIDPKTGEVLPDGEEGELVITTLTKQALPIIRYRTGDITRLYKEPCACGRTFVRMESVSGRADDMLIINGVNVFPSQIEHVIAENEGVTLNYQIVADKKGYLDKLEIIVEVDENVMQSEYDSIKKRLQHDFLNNLYINANVILVEPGKIERSMGKAKRIIDKRP, encoded by the coding sequence ATGATTTGGAATGAGATTGAAAGCGCAAAAAGAGAAGATATCGAAAAAATTCAACTAAAAAGATTAAAAGAAGTAGTAAGCAGAGTTTATCATTTAAGTCCCTTTTATAGAGAAAAATTTGAAAAATTAGGAATTACGCCCGACGATATCAAAACTCTAAAAGACATTCAAAAATTACCTTTTACAAAAAAACAGGATTTGAGGGATAATTATCCTTTCGGGCTTTTTACGGTACCTATGAGCGAAGTCGTTAGAATTCACAGCTCTTCGGGGACTACCGGAAAACCGACGGTCGTAGGATATACCAAGCACGATATGGACGTTTGGAATGAGGTGATGATGAGAACATACGCCATGGCTGACGTGACAAGTAAAGATGTAGTCCATAACGCATACGGCTACGGACTATTTACCGGAGGGCTTGGATTTCACGAAGCGGCACAAAAAATGGGAGCGACAATCGTACCGGCAAGCGGAGGTTTTACCGATAGGCAGCTTATGCTAATGAGAGATTTCGGAGCTACGATTCTATGCTGTACGCCGAGTTTCGCTTTGCATTTGGCGGAAGTTGCCAGAAAAGAGGGGCCGGAGTTTAGAAGAGACTATAAACTTAGAGCAGGTTTTTTCGGAGCTGAACCAACGAGTGAGGGAATGAGAAAAGAAGTCGCTAAAGTTTGGGATATCGAATACTACGAAGTTTACGGACTTAGCGAAATAATTGGACCGGGAGTTAGCTGTAGCTGTAATAAAGGCAGAGGTCTTCATATAAACGAAGACCATTTTTACCCTGAAATTATCGACCCTAAAACCGGAGAAGTTTTGCCGGACGGTGAAGAGGGCGAACTTGTTATTACCACTCTAACAAAACAAGCTCTTCCTATAATCAGATACAGAACGGGAGATATTACAAGACTCTACAAAGAGCCGTGTGCCTGCGGCAGAACGTTTGTGAGAATGGAAAGTGTCAGCGGAAGAGCCGATGATATGTTAATAATAAACGGAGTAAACGTCTTTCCGTCTCAAATAGAACACGTAATAGCCGAAAATGAAGGAGTAACTCTTAACTATCAAATAGTTGCCGATAAAAAAGGATATCTTGATAAACTCGAAATTATCGTAGAAGTGGATGAAAACGTAATGCAAAGCGAATACGACTCAATCAAAAAACGCCTTCAACACGACTTTTTAAATAACCTTTACATCAACGCAAACGTTATATTGGTAGAACCCGGCAAAATAGAAAGAAGTATGGGTAAAGCTAAAAGAATTATCGACAAGAGGCCTTAA
- a CDS encoding PaaI family thioesterase, which yields MQKIFNFFNKGGDFASNIGIKLLEVHYGYAKAKMQIKEFHLNQAGVAHGGAIFTLADFAFAVASNSFGKVSLAINTSISFMHAAKLGDILIAEANLVDESNRLATYEVIVKTEDKKIAFFTGTVYKTKKDVFE from the coding sequence ATGCAAAAAATATTTAATTTTTTTAATAAAGGAGGTGATTTCGCTTCGAATATCGGAATAAAATTACTTGAAGTTCATTACGGATATGCAAAAGCTAAAATGCAAATAAAAGAATTTCACCTAAATCAAGCTGGTGTGGCACACGGAGGAGCTATATTTACGCTTGCCGATTTTGCTTTTGCGGTAGCTAGCAACTCTTTTGGAAAAGTTTCTCTTGCTATTAACACTTCCATCTCTTTTATGCACGCTGCAAAACTTGGGGATATATTAATAGCCGAAGCGAATCTTGTGGACGAAAGCAACAGACTTGCCACTTATGAAGTGATAGTAAAAACCGAAGATAAAAAAATCGCATTTTTTACGGGCACCGTTTATAAAACGAAAAAGGATGTGTTTGAGTGA
- a CDS encoding 2-oxoacid:acceptor oxidoreductase family protein, whose amino-acid sequence MRYQIVIAGFGGQGVVFLVKVLSICASKRGYKFLGTENHGMSQRGGSVSSHIKIGDFHNPLIDFSQADLLIGLDKDEALLNLPYLKKDGKVVVNAESFPKIDAEVFAVDANALAEKGIFDAKGLNVFMLGITLAKIKDFPFSTQEVKEAIKEINPKFAAKNFEILDKAIEYAKNI is encoded by the coding sequence ATGAGATATCAAATCGTAATAGCGGGATTCGGAGGACAAGGGGTTGTCTTTTTGGTGAAAGTTTTGAGTATTTGCGCTTCAAAAAGGGGATATAAGTTCTTAGGTACGGAAAATCACGGAATGAGTCAAAGAGGCGGAAGTGTGAGCTCTCATATAAAAATAGGTGATTTTCACAATCCTCTTATCGATTTTTCTCAGGCGGATTTATTAATCGGGCTTGACAAAGACGAAGCTCTTTTAAATCTTCCTTATTTAAAAAAAGACGGGAAAGTCGTAGTAAATGCAGAAAGTTTCCCTAAAATCGACGCGGAAGTATTTGCGGTTGACGCAAACGCACTAGCCGAAAAAGGCATATTTGACGCAAAAGGGCTTAACGTTTTTATGCTTGGAATTACTTTGGCAAAAATAAAAGATTTTCCGTTTAGCACGCAAGAAGTAAAAGAAGCTATAAAAGAGATTAATCCTAAATTCGCAGCTAAAAATTTTGAAATTTTGGATAAAGCGATAGAGTATGCAAAAAATATTTAA
- a CDS encoding thiamine pyrophosphate-dependent enzyme, with translation MKLTLMGNEAIAWGLIHSNTQMVSGYPGTPSSEILTTVQKIKDSKNLPVYAQWATNEKVGFEVAYAGAIAGVNAAATMKQVGLNVASDALMSASFIGNKGAFVLIVADDPGFNSSQTEQDSREFARFARIPVLDPATPAEAYEFTKLASEISKKFEIPVMLRSVMRVSHSREIVEIDDNFEFKEQKGNFQRDIPRWAAVPREGRLKQAYEQLERIEAIKKYNYENLIKSKIDKLKGTKNLIISSGAAYGYAKEVVDELNLDVDILKIDMPYPLPDELKELVKNYEKVLVVEETYPVIEEELRSENVFGRMSGHIHLVDEMNKERVLEAYKKIGFYEGENIYKPYFKVEDVNQRKPNLCPGCPHRDVFFAIKKVFRPKKSIYPSDIGCYTLGINLEAIDTVLCMGASVSMAHGLSIADKEKTVIATIGDSTFFHGGIPPLINAVYQKAKFILVILDNSTVAMTGRQTTPERENPQVDLKKVAEGCGAEVMEYFYKPDINETIEFFKKVKKRYQEIDKPLVVISRQYCVLDKERAKDFLPGIFATVDEEKCVACDVCTTQFVCPPMHYNERGKIEIDPLLCIGCGVCISGICPTDAFIPRREK, from the coding sequence ATGAAGCTGACTTTAATGGGAAACGAAGCGATTGCCTGGGGGCTTATTCATAGCAATACGCAAATGGTAAGCGGATATCCCGGTACTCCTTCGAGCGAAATATTAACAACCGTACAAAAAATAAAAGATTCGAAAAATTTGCCCGTTTACGCCCAGTGGGCTACGAACGAAAAAGTTGGTTTTGAAGTCGCTTATGCAGGAGCGATAGCCGGAGTAAATGCAGCAGCGACTATGAAACAAGTGGGGCTTAATGTGGCAAGCGATGCGCTTATGAGTGCGAGTTTTATAGGAAACAAAGGTGCGTTTGTATTGATAGTGGCTGACGACCCGGGATTTAACTCATCACAAACTGAACAAGACAGCCGAGAATTTGCAAGGTTTGCAAGAATACCTGTCCTTGACCCGGCAACCCCTGCCGAAGCATATGAATTTACAAAACTTGCAAGCGAAATATCAAAAAAATTCGAAATTCCGGTAATGCTTAGAAGCGTTATGAGAGTATCTCATTCAAGGGAAATCGTTGAAATTGACGATAATTTCGAATTTAAAGAACAAAAAGGCAACTTCCAAAGAGATATCCCAAGATGGGCCGCAGTCCCAAGAGAGGGGAGATTAAAACAGGCATACGAGCAGCTTGAAAGAATCGAGGCGATTAAAAAATACAACTACGAAAACCTTATTAAGTCTAAAATAGATAAACTAAAAGGCACTAAAAACCTTATCATATCAAGCGGAGCGGCATACGGATACGCTAAAGAAGTGGTGGACGAGCTTAATTTGGATGTTGATATACTAAAAATTGATATGCCATACCCTCTGCCTGACGAATTAAAAGAGTTGGTTAAAAATTATGAAAAAGTACTCGTAGTGGAAGAGACTTATCCAGTAATCGAAGAAGAGCTAAGAAGTGAGAACGTATTTGGAAGAATGTCTGGGCATATACATTTGGTGGATGAAATGAATAAAGAAAGAGTGCTTGAAGCATATAAAAAAATTGGTTTTTATGAAGGAGAAAATATCTATAAGCCTTATTTTAAGGTAGAAGACGTCAATCAAAGAAAACCGAACCTTTGTCCCGGGTGTCCTCATAGAGACGTCTTTTTTGCTATTAAAAAAGTTTTCAGACCGAAAAAATCGATATATCCTTCGGATATCGGATGTTATACGCTTGGCATAAACCTTGAAGCAATCGATACGGTACTTTGTATGGGTGCGAGCGTTTCCATGGCTCACGGCTTATCTATTGCGGATAAAGAAAAAACAGTAATTGCAACTATCGGGGATTCTACCTTTTTTCACGGGGGAATTCCTCCTTTGATAAACGCCGTTTATCAAAAAGCTAAATTTATATTGGTGATTTTGGATAACTCCACTGTAGCAATGACGGGACGTCAAACAACGCCCGAGAGAGAAAATCCTCAGGTAGATTTGAAAAAAGTGGCCGAAGGTTGCGGTGCGGAAGTTATGGAATATTTTTACAAGCCTGATATAAACGAAACAATCGAATTTTTTAAAAAAGTAAAAAAAAGATACCAAGAAATAGACAAACCTCTTGTGGTAATAAGCAGACAATACTGCGTTTTGGATAAAGAGAGGGCAAAAGATTTTCTGCCGGGGATTTTTGCAACTGTCGATGAAGAAAAATGTGTCGCTTGTGACGTATGTACCACTCAATTCGTTTGTCCTCCTATGCATTACAACGAAAGAGGAAAAATAGAAATAGACCCGCTGTTGTGTATAGGTTGCGGAGTGTGTATTAGCGGAATATGTCCGACAGACGCGTTTATCCCAAGGAGAGAAAAATGA
- a CDS encoding symporter small accessory protein → MSHFDLGVSLAFWLTILSALLCVVYGIINWNKGDEESNEALLAKWAEEEKEIEEELL, encoded by the coding sequence ATGTCTCATTTTGACCTCGGCGTGTCGCTTGCTTTTTGGCTGACAATTTTAAGTGCACTGCTTTGTGTAGTTTACGGAATTATTAATTGGAACAAAGGAGATGAAGAGAGCAATGAAGCTCTTCTTGCCAAATGGGCCGAAGAAGAAAAAGAAATTGAGGAGGAATTGTTATGA
- a CDS encoding sodium:solute symporter family protein yields the protein MSFFEIAVIILYLVAIGWLGWMGYSKTKTSTDYLLAGRDTHPFVMALSYGATFISTAAIVGFGGVAAWLGNSLLWLTFLNIFVGVFIAFVFIGNPTRKMGLRLDAHTFPEFLGKRYDSKFIQVFAALIILAFMPLYATAVLIGGVQFLSVYFGVDYHIALLIFSLIITAYVLAGGLKGVMYTDALQGAIMFFAMVFLIFMVINSLGGIDAAFAKLDKVWQITVVDRLSGVSLKDLVPGSGDFMMKLSQIWGFEGWNKMPVFMSPGWLFVITTITLGVGIGVLAQPQLIVRFMTVKSKKELNRAVLVGGIFILAMTGVIFIVGSLTNAWYFENMGGKNALEAAGAIGKVIPHFINIAMPHWFSFIFLFALISAAMSTLSSQFHTMGTAVGRDILETFGANKEKTTLWTKIGIVAVILFSVFLAYKFQKAPAIIARSTAIFFALCASIFLPAFIFGLFSKRITKPAAIASMIVGFLVSSFWLLFCHFKEAKALGVAKALFGVNSLLGHSKWAFVDALVIALPLSTLTLLIITALTKPDEKIIKRAFGRD from the coding sequence ATGAGTTTTTTTGAAATTGCCGTAATAATTTTATATTTAGTAGCTATTGGTTGGTTAGGTTGGATGGGATATTCCAAAACAAAAACTTCTACGGATTATCTTTTGGCAGGACGAGATACTCACCCTTTCGTAATGGCTTTGAGTTACGGAGCCACTTTTATCTCAACGGCTGCAATAGTGGGATTTGGTGGAGTTGCCGCTTGGCTTGGTAATTCTTTATTATGGCTGACTTTTTTGAATATTTTTGTCGGAGTTTTTATCGCATTTGTATTTATAGGAAATCCCACAAGAAAAATGGGACTAAGACTTGACGCTCACACTTTTCCGGAATTTTTAGGTAAAAGATACGATTCTAAATTTATTCAAGTTTTTGCCGCGCTTATAATTTTAGCGTTTATGCCTTTGTACGCAACGGCTGTATTAATCGGAGGAGTTCAGTTTTTAAGCGTCTATTTCGGAGTCGATTATCATATTGCGCTTTTAATTTTTTCATTGATTATTACGGCTTACGTTTTAGCCGGAGGACTAAAAGGAGTTATGTACACAGACGCGCTTCAAGGTGCCATAATGTTTTTTGCGATGGTGTTTTTAATATTTATGGTTATAAATTCTCTTGGGGGAATTGACGCGGCGTTTGCAAAATTAGATAAAGTTTGGCAAATTACCGTAGTGGATAGATTAAGCGGAGTTTCTTTAAAAGATTTGGTACCGGGAAGCGGTGATTTTATGATGAAACTCTCTCAAATTTGGGGATTTGAAGGCTGGAACAAGATGCCTGTGTTTATGTCGCCTGGATGGCTTTTTGTAATTACTACTATTACTTTGGGAGTCGGTATCGGTGTTTTGGCTCAGCCTCAATTGATTGTTAGATTTATGACGGTTAAAAGTAAAAAAGAACTTAATCGCGCGGTTTTAGTAGGAGGTATTTTTATTTTAGCTATGACAGGAGTAATTTTTATCGTAGGAAGTCTTACAAATGCATGGTATTTTGAAAATATGGGAGGTAAAAACGCTTTGGAAGCTGCCGGAGCCATCGGTAAAGTGATTCCTCATTTCATAAATATCGCAATGCCGCATTGGTTTAGTTTTATATTTTTATTCGCTTTGATTTCAGCCGCTATGTCTACCCTATCAAGTCAATTTCATACGATGGGTACGGCTGTGGGACGAGATATTTTAGAAACATTCGGTGCAAACAAAGAAAAAACCACTCTTTGGACTAAAATAGGAATTGTTGCGGTTATTTTATTTTCGGTATTTTTGGCTTACAAATTTCAAAAAGCACCTGCAATTATCGCAAGAAGTACGGCTATTTTCTTTGCATTATGCGCTTCTATTTTTCTACCGGCTTTTATTTTCGGACTTTTTAGCAAAAGAATTACAAAGCCGGCTGCCATTGCAAGTATGATTGTGGGATTTTTAGTGTCTTCTTTTTGGCTTCTATTTTGCCATTTCAAAGAAGCGAAAGCCTTAGGGGTTGCAAAAGCTCTTTTTGGTGTTAATTCTCTTTTAGGACATAGTAAATGGGCTTTTGTAGACGCTCTTGTAATAGCTCTTCCTCTTTCTACTCTTACTCTTTTAATAATTACAGCCCTAACTAAACCGGATGAAAAAATAATCAAAAGGGCTTTTGGAAGAGATTAA
- the uvrC gene encoding excinuclease ABC subunit UvrC, whose protein sequence is MLEKVRSLPDKPGIYQYFDENGKLLYIGKAKSLKKRVKSYFRFNPFRPADNLSPRIYKMISEAKDLNYIVVENENDALILENSLIKQLKPKYNILLRDDKTYPYIYIDLDEEFPRLEITRKVVKGKNIKYFGPFSSGASAILKTVYEEIPLVQSKSCLRGKKACLYHQIGKCLAPCEGKITSKEYMKYVDKAIKLVHDKEKILEILYKKMEKYAENLQFEEAAEIRDRIKSIESAEIYSHVDLAKLEDLDIFVVEVFGNKAVVIRIFVREGKVVASSHNIINSQTIPEKSEIYTRAILEFYSTQTPFTSSKILVGDDFEEREWLSKVLSEKFNKKITIITPTTNERKSLVKLAKLNAAEVVKNQKENTILLEIKTLFNLQNVPYKIEVFDTSHMQGEATVGAMVVWEDGKFKKSDYRHYHLEGKDEYSQMRELLTRRAQSFEKNPPPELWLIDGGAAQLKIAKEVIDSTGANVDILAISKEKIDAKAHRAKGAAKDKIYFPWKMEEGELKIEKIDLSEKDKRLQFLQMLRDEAHRFAIEFHRKTKRKKDTQIDLLKIKGIGKAKMTKLLNYFGTFENIKKASFNELKSVLNEKDAKAIIEFFQERK, encoded by the coding sequence CTGCTTGAAAAAGTGCGCTCACTGCCCGATAAACCAGGAATTTATCAATATTTCGACGAAAACGGCAAACTTCTATACATCGGAAAAGCGAAAAGTCTAAAAAAAAGGGTAAAAAGTTATTTTAGATTCAATCCTTTCAGACCCGCCGATAATCTGAGCCCGAGAATTTATAAAATGATTAGCGAAGCAAAAGATTTAAACTATATAGTCGTAGAAAACGAAAACGACGCGCTTATTCTTGAAAATTCACTCATAAAACAGCTAAAACCCAAATACAACATATTACTTCGCGACGACAAAACGTATCCTTATATTTATATAGATTTGGACGAAGAGTTTCCAAGACTCGAAATCACGAGAAAAGTCGTAAAAGGCAAAAACATCAAATATTTCGGACCTTTTAGCAGCGGAGCGAGCGCAATACTTAAAACCGTATATGAAGAAATACCTCTGGTGCAGTCAAAAAGCTGCCTTAGAGGAAAAAAGGCGTGTTTGTATCATCAAATAGGCAAATGTTTAGCACCGTGTGAGGGGAAAATAACAAGCAAAGAGTATATGAAGTATGTGGATAAAGCGATAAAATTGGTGCACGATAAAGAAAAGATATTGGAAATACTTTATAAAAAAATGGAAAAATACGCCGAAAATCTTCAATTCGAAGAAGCGGCGGAAATCAGAGACAGAATAAAATCAATCGAAAGTGCCGAAATATACTCTCATGTAGATTTGGCAAAACTTGAAGATTTGGATATTTTTGTCGTTGAGGTATTCGGAAATAAAGCCGTTGTAATTAGAATTTTCGTTCGCGAAGGAAAAGTGGTCGCAAGTTCTCATAATATAATCAACTCCCAAACTATCCCTGAAAAAAGCGAAATTTACACACGGGCGATTTTGGAGTTTTATTCGACTCAAACTCCTTTTACGTCAAGCAAAATATTGGTGGGGGACGATTTTGAAGAAAGAGAATGGCTAAGTAAAGTTCTCAGCGAAAAATTTAATAAAAAAATCACCATTATCACCCCGACTACAAACGAAAGAAAAAGCCTTGTCAAACTTGCAAAACTAAACGCCGCGGAAGTTGTGAAAAATCAAAAAGAAAACACTATTTTACTTGAAATCAAAACACTCTTTAATCTCCAAAACGTTCCTTATAAAATCGAAGTTTTCGATACTTCTCATATGCAAGGAGAAGCGACTGTGGGAGCTATGGTGGTATGGGAAGACGGAAAATTTAAAAAGAGCGATTACAGGCATTATCATCTGGAAGGAAAAGACGAATATTCTCAAATGAGAGAGCTTTTAACAAGACGCGCTCAAAGTTTTGAAAAAAACCCGCCGCCCGAGCTTTGGCTGATTGACGGAGGGGCGGCTCAATTGAAAATTGCAAAAGAAGTTATTGACTCAACCGGTGCGAATGTCGATATATTAGCGATATCTAAAGAAAAAATCGACGCAAAAGCCCATAGAGCAAAAGGTGCGGCAAAAGATAAAATCTATTTTCCTTGGAAAATGGAAGAAGGAGAGTTAAAAATTGAAAAAATAGACCTAAGCGAAAAAGATAAAAGGCTTCAGTTTTTACAAATGCTTAGAGATGAAGCTCACAGATTCGCAATAGAGTTTCACAGAAAAACAAAAAGAAAAAAAGATACTCAAATAGACCTTTTAAAAATCAAAGGTATAGGAAAAGCCAAAATGACGAAGCTTTTAAACTATTTCGGTACGTTTGAAAATATTAAAAAAGCCTCTTTTAACGAACTAAAAAGCGTCCTAAACGAAAAAGACGCAAAAGCGATAATTGAATTTTTTCAAGAAAGAAAGTAA
- a CDS encoding putative metalloprotease CJM1_0395 family protein — protein MIGSVTNNFNIYSNNYQKKDILKDPKIMQEISKLQSIDSKVRAHEMAHQAAGGGLAGAPTYSTVKGPDGKEYAVAGEVPIKIQKGKTPEETIKLMNQVKAAALAPADPSPQDLKVAQTADMIAAKAMQEMNNNSNDQNSRNPKMKIDLYA, from the coding sequence TTGATAGGGTCCGTTACGAATAATTTTAATATTTATTCAAATAACTATCAAAAAAAAGATATTTTAAAAGACCCTAAAATTATGCAAGAAATTTCAAAACTTCAATCAATCGACTCAAAAGTCAGAGCCCACGAAATGGCTCATCAAGCAGCCGGTGGCGGACTTGCCGGAGCGCCAACCTACTCTACCGTAAAAGGACCCGACGGAAAAGAGTACGCGGTAGCCGGGGAAGTGCCTATTAAAATCCAAAAAGGAAAAACACCTGAGGAGACAATAAAACTTATGAATCAGGTAAAAGCAGCCGCTTTAGCCCCTGCAGACCCGAGCCCTCAGGATTTAAAAGTCGCCCAAACGGCGGATATGATAGCCGCAAAAGCTATGCAAGAGATGAATAATAACTCTAACGACCAAAACTCCCGAAATCCAAAAATGAAAATAGACCTCTATGCATAA
- a CDS encoding bifunctional riboflavin kinase/FAD synthetase: MHKIAIGGFDGVHIAHKELINRADKVVIIEKGSSLTPGFDRLEYINKPFDFLFLDDIKHLSPYEFIEYLKKLNAKEIIVGEDFRFGHNRSGDISLLKEHFKVEVIKEIKIQGTGVHAKTIRELIRKGEISKANDFLGRFYKIKGTKIKGQGLGKKELVATINIELFKPYTQPKSGVYATKTNGFDSITFLGIRSTDNNFSIETHILDIEVDFSGLIEIEFVEFLRENRKFESLSALKEAIKQDIQNCKSVLNSRKNSYAKQYA, from the coding sequence ATGCATAAGATTGCTATCGGCGGATTTGACGGAGTGCATATCGCTCACAAAGAGCTGATTAATAGAGCGGATAAAGTTGTTATTATCGAAAAAGGAAGCTCCCTAACTCCCGGATTTGACAGACTCGAATACATAAATAAACCTTTTGATTTTCTATTTTTAGATGATATTAAACATCTATCTCCTTACGAATTTATCGAATATCTCAAAAAACTAAACGCAAAAGAGATAATTGTCGGAGAAGATTTTAGGTTCGGACATAATAGAAGCGGAGATATTTCGCTTTTGAAAGAGCACTTCAAAGTTGAAGTGATAAAAGAGATAAAAATCCAAGGCACGGGAGTACACGCTAAAACCATAAGAGAGCTCATACGAAAAGGTGAAATATCAAAAGCTAACGATTTTTTGGGTAGGTTTTACAAAATAAAAGGTACGAAAATAAAAGGCCAAGGTTTAGGCAAAAAAGAGCTTGTAGCGACAATCAATATCGAACTTTTCAAACCTTACACCCAGCCAAAATCCGGAGTCTATGCTACAAAAACAAACGGGTTTGATTCGATTACGTTTCTTGGGATAAGAAGTACCGATAACAATTTTTCGATTGAAACTCATATTTTGGATATTGAGGTTGATTTTAGCGGTTTGATTGAGATTGAATTTGTCGAATTTTTGAGAGAAAATCGTAAGTTTGAGAGTTTAAGCGCTTTGAAAGAAGCTATTAAGCAGGATATTCAAAACTGCAAGTCAGTTTTAAATTCCCGAAAAAATAGCTATGCTAAACAATACGCTTAA